Proteins encoded together in one Anaerotignum propionicum DSM 1682 window:
- a CDS encoding sporulation initiation factor Spo0A C-terminal domain-containing protein, with protein MFKKERFHLNMKRIYQRIAKEDGISVTEVKKEMQDAIENSYKKKDKTLSEMVLQKSITYHGEVPTVDEFIEAISHKFKYQEKNKKSIGCHGLY; from the coding sequence ATATTTAAGAAGGAGAGATTTCACTTGAATATGAAACGTATCTATCAAAGAATTGCAAAAGAGGACGGAATATCTGTAACTGAAGTGAAGAAAGAAATGCAGGATGCTATCGAGAATTCTTATAAAAAAAAGGACAAAACACTAAGTGAAATGGTTTTACAAAAAAGCATTACATATCACGGGGAAGTTCCTACGGTAGATGAGTTTATTGAAGCAATTTCTCACAAATTTAAATACCAAGAAAAAAATAAAAAATCTATAGGGTGTCATGGACTTTATTGA
- a CDS encoding accessory gene regulator B family protein, protein MILKIANTWADWLVENGANSDDHEIYTYGAECMLNELFSDILLILTALMFHKTFEMILWMLFFTPLRIHLGGMHASSHLKCMLSSILLSYLCIFSYPLVEIPALMGIILIVSFFIVYKIAPVVHPNHPVSENRMSQMRMRALVIIIIEIILTCIAYEYFSEKVAGMATVSLFSVCLLAMMGKFSALYK, encoded by the coding sequence TGGCTCGTGGAAAATGGAGCAAATTCAGATGACCATGAAATATATACATATGGCGCAGAGTGCATGCTTAATGAGTTATTCTCAGATATTTTGTTAATCTTAACAGCATTGATGTTTCACAAAACATTTGAAATGATTCTATGGATGCTATTTTTTACACCTCTGCGGATTCATCTAGGGGGAATGCATGCATCCTCTCATTTGAAATGCATGTTGTCATCTATTTTATTATCTTATTTATGTATTTTTTCATATCCCTTAGTTGAAATCCCAGCATTAATGGGAATCATATTAATAGTTAGTTTTTTTATTGTATATAAAATTGCCCCAGTGGTTCACCCCAATCATCCTGTTTCAGAAAACAGAATGTCACAAATGAGAATGAGAGCATTGGTCATTATTATAATTGAAATAATACTCACATGTATTGCATATGAATATTTCTCAGAAAAAGTGGCTGGTATGGCAACGGTATCTCTCTTCTCCGTTTGCCTTCTTGCGATGATGGGGAAATTTTCGGCACTATATAAATAG
- a CDS encoding copper amine oxidase N-terminal domain-containing protein, which yields MKKKIISILLCCCTVMGFAPVTALAADAETEISLMMMDFREVKADQQGDNWTWDASDKILTLNNFQGVVKTGVREKSSAILLPKDSTLYLEGKNNKITTNSYHCNGVYSEGDLIIDGKGKLEINIESAGASGIYVNSGVLSIDSKAEINVDSPRHAIYIYDLKANKVAVTVKDDAKLTFPDDLNDDAVFVVTKSGVDPKSITFDYKETRDKDEEIVTLSKAEAKTPEKPTENPEEKPTEEVTENTYLITIGNKEIKKNGETAYTSDAVPYITNGYTMLPLRALLVLSDPNVDIKWDATTKTAQISYNNKLFTLVANQKTLTKDSATVDLATAAEIQDGRLFVSLRDWMKIMEVDGTHVSWNSEAKTVTLKH from the coding sequence ATGAAGAAAAAAATTATTTCTATTCTTTTATGCTGTTGCACAGTAATGGGCTTTGCTCCTGTTACCGCTTTAGCGGCAGATGCAGAAACAGAAATCAGTCTTATGATGATGGATTTCAGAGAGGTGAAAGCTGACCAGCAAGGGGATAATTGGACTTGGGACGCCAGTGATAAAATTCTAACACTGAACAATTTTCAAGGTGTGGTAAAAACAGGTGTCCGTGAAAAAAGTTCAGCTATTTTACTCCCCAAAGACAGTACCCTTTATTTAGAAGGAAAAAATAATAAAATCACCACCAATTCTTATCACTGCAACGGCGTTTACAGTGAGGGTGATTTGATTATTGATGGGAAAGGAAAATTGGAAATCAATATTGAAAGTGCAGGTGCCAGTGGAATTTATGTAAACAGCGGCGTATTATCTATCGATAGCAAAGCCGAAATTAATGTGGATTCTCCCAGACATGCAATTTATATTTATGACTTAAAAGCAAATAAAGTTGCGGTTACCGTAAAAGATGATGCAAAACTTACTTTCCCCGATGACCTAAATGATGATGCAGTTTTTGTTGTCACAAAAAGCGGGGTTGATCCCAAAAGCATTACCTTCGATTATAAAGAAACCCGCGACAAAGATGAAGAAATTGTAACTTTATCGAAAGCTGAAGCAAAAACTCCAGAAAAGCCCACGGAGAATCCTGAAGAAAAGCCTACAGAAGAAGTTACGGAAAATACTTATTTGATTACAATTGGTAACAAAGAAATCAAAAAGAATGGCGAAACTGCCTATACTTCAGATGCTGTACCCTATATCACCAACGGTTACACCATGCTGCCATTACGGGCTTTATTGGTTCTCTCTGACCCCAACGTTGATATCAAATGGGATGCAACCACAAAAACAGCACAAATTTCTTATAACAATAAACTCTTTACTCTTGTTGCAAATCAAAAGACTTTGACAAAAGATAGCGCAACAGTTGATCTTGCTACAGCCGCTGAAATTCAAGATGGTCGTCTATTCGTATCTCTAAGGGATTGGATGAAGATTATGGAAGTTGACGGCACTCACGTTTCATGGAATTCAGAAGCAAAAACAGTAACATTGAAGCACTAA
- the rlmD gene encoding 23S rRNA (uracil(1939)-C(5))-methyltransferase RlmD, producing MSLPVEKNEIYEMTIDALGSNGEGIGRIDGFTIFVEGALPEERIKVLILKIKKSYGYGKLVEILLESPYRVEPSCPVAKTCGGCQLQHLSYEGQLEYKAKKVKDDLERIGGLKDIGDVPILGMENPWRYRNKAQFPVGMRKTGATEIGFYAKRSHRIVDSSVCFLQDIVNDEIISVVREFMDEFKISAYDEEKHKGLVRHILTRVGKNSGEIMICIVLNGKKLPYSEVLVERLRKIDGVVSIVINVNKQQTNVILGEKVITLWGKSSIEDTLGDISFEISPLSFYQVNPTQTEVLYNKAVEMANLNGEETVLDLYCGIGTISLFFAKKAKKVFGVEIVPEAIVDARKNAERNGIQNVSFEVGAAEVIIPKLFHEKGITADVIVVDPPRKGCDEILLNTIASIKPKKLIYVSCNPATLARDVSILTEKGFKVEDVQAVDQFPMTTHVEAIIMMTYCGDKTKKED from the coding sequence ATGAGTCTTCCTGTAGAGAAGAATGAAATATATGAAATGACCATTGATGCATTGGGTAGCAATGGAGAGGGTATCGGTAGAATTGATGGTTTTACCATTTTTGTAGAAGGGGCGTTACCCGAGGAAAGAATTAAGGTACTCATTCTAAAAATAAAAAAAAGCTATGGATATGGAAAATTGGTAGAAATTCTTTTAGAATCCCCATATCGCGTGGAACCTTCCTGTCCCGTAGCAAAGACTTGCGGAGGGTGTCAGTTGCAACACTTATCTTATGAAGGGCAACTAGAATATAAGGCAAAAAAGGTAAAAGATGATTTGGAACGCATCGGGGGATTGAAAGATATTGGGGATGTGCCTATTTTAGGAATGGAAAATCCTTGGAGATATCGAAATAAGGCTCAATTTCCAGTAGGAATGAGAAAAACTGGCGCAACTGAAATTGGTTTTTATGCAAAACGTAGCCATCGGATTGTAGATTCGTCGGTATGCTTCTTGCAGGATATTGTAAATGATGAAATAATTTCCGTGGTTCGAGAATTCATGGATGAATTTAAAATATCAGCTTATGATGAAGAGAAGCATAAGGGTCTGGTGCGCCATATTTTGACCAGAGTGGGAAAAAATAGTGGCGAAATCATGATTTGTATTGTACTAAATGGGAAGAAGCTTCCATATAGTGAGGTTTTGGTGGAACGGTTAAGAAAAATTGATGGTGTTGTCTCTATTGTGATTAATGTCAATAAGCAACAAACCAATGTAATTCTGGGTGAGAAAGTGATTACCCTCTGGGGAAAAAGTTCTATAGAAGATACCTTGGGTGATATTTCTTTTGAAATTTCTCCATTATCTTTTTATCAAGTAAACCCAACACAAACTGAGGTTTTATATAATAAGGCTGTTGAGATGGCAAACCTGAATGGCGAAGAGACAGTTTTGGATTTGTATTGTGGAATTGGTACAATATCTCTATTTTTTGCAAAAAAGGCGAAGAAAGTTTTCGGCGTGGAGATTGTGCCAGAGGCGATTGTTGATGCAAGAAAAAATGCAGAACGAAATGGTATTCAAAATGTATCTTTTGAGGTTGGTGCAGCGGAGGTCATAATCCCTAAATTATTTCATGAAAAGGGGATTACTGCTGATGTCATTGTGGTGGATCCACCAAGAAAAGGCTGTGATGAGATTCTTTTAAACACCATTGCATCTATTAAACCGAAGAAATTAATTTATGTTTCTTGTAACCCTGCAACGCTGGCGAGAGATGTATCGATACTAACGGAAAAAGGGTTTAAGGTGGAGGATGTTCAAGCGGTGGATCAGTTCCCAATGACGACCCACGTTGAAGCGATAATAATGATGACGTATTGTGGTGACAAGACGAAAAAAGAGGATTGA
- a CDS encoding 3'-5' exoribonuclease YhaM family protein — protein sequence MRYINELREGESIVEHYLCKSRQSLKSKNGKTYLSLKLQDKTGMVDAKVWDMNKDIQSFAENDFIKIDGSVTVFNNDLQINIKRIRRSMEGEYDPVDFIPSTDKNIDEMFQQLLDYIKTIESPYIKEMLEEIFLRHPLISKEFKFHSAAKSMHHSFRGGLVEHTLSVTQICDFMSGRYQFVNRDILIASAMLHDAAKIMELSDFPENDYTDDGQLLGHIFLGAELIKDTAAKINGFPKQLESLLKHCILSHHGELEYGSPKVPETIEAFILHCADNMDAKTKMIEEMLAADNTQGNWAGFNRMLQRNIRRSDYK from the coding sequence ATGAGATATATCAATGAATTAAGGGAAGGCGAAAGCATTGTGGAGCACTATTTGTGCAAAAGCAGACAAAGCCTGAAATCAAAAAACGGGAAAACCTATTTATCCCTTAAGCTACAGGATAAGACGGGTATGGTAGATGCTAAGGTTTGGGATATGAATAAGGATATTCAAAGCTTTGCGGAAAATGATTTTATTAAAATAGACGGTTCTGTTACTGTTTTTAATAATGATTTGCAGATTAATATAAAAAGAATCAGACGTAGCATGGAGGGGGAATATGACCCTGTGGATTTTATTCCATCTACGGATAAAAATATTGATGAAATGTTCCAGCAGCTTTTGGATTATATTAAAACCATCGAAAGTCCTTACATCAAGGAAATGCTAGAGGAAATCTTTTTGCGCCATCCTTTGATTAGTAAAGAATTTAAGTTTCATTCTGCCGCAAAAAGTATGCATCATAGCTTCCGTGGCGGCCTGGTGGAACATACATTGTCTGTTACTCAAATTTGCGATTTTATGTCAGGGAGATATCAATTTGTAAATCGAGATATTTTGATTGCATCTGCTATGCTTCATGATGCGGCAAAAATTATGGAATTGTCAGATTTCCCGGAAAATGATTATACCGATGATGGTCAGCTTTTGGGGCACATTTTCTTGGGTGCCGAATTGATTAAGGATACAGCGGCAAAAATTAACGGCTTTCCTAAACAGTTGGAATCTTTGTTGAAGCATTGCATCCTCTCGCACCATGGAGAATTGGAATATGGCTCTCCTAAGGTGCCTGAAACAATTGAGGCATTTATTTTGCATTGTGCCGATAATATGGATGCAAAAACAAAGATGATTGAAGAAATGCTGGCGGCGGATAATACCCAAGGGAATTGGGCAGGCTTCAATCGGATGCTGCAAAGAAATATCCGACGTTCGGATTATAAATAA
- a CDS encoding helix-turn-helix domain-containing protein, producing the protein MYDRFISERISKLRIAKKVSARDMSLTIGQNENYINHIENGKSMPSMQVFFYICEYFNITPKDFFDEETNNPSLLNAVLKDLNALTEHQILNIHEIVKGLKK; encoded by the coding sequence ATGTATGATAGGTTTATTTCAGAAAGAATATCAAAACTACGAATAGCAAAAAAGGTTTCTGCCCGTGACATGAGCTTGACCATTGGGCAAAACGAAAATTACATTAATCATATAGAAAATGGCAAATCTATGCCTTCTATGCAGGTGTTTTTCTATATTTGCGAGTATTTCAATATTACCCCAAAAGATTTTTTTGACGAAGAAACCAATAACCCCTCATTACTGAATGCCGTTTTGAAAGACTTGAATGCGTTAACCGAACATCAAATTTTAAATATACATGAAATTGTGAAAGGACTAAAAAAATGA